A window of Zingiber officinale cultivar Zhangliang chromosome 5A, Zo_v1.1, whole genome shotgun sequence contains these coding sequences:
- the LOC121979745 gene encoding uncharacterized protein LOC121979745 gives MTSGQRYLQPATGLPLSLDQIMQKQWMAAPHGSLEYRVGILYFLRFAFGDAASEVTRLCPCCKCINSLSHDRETVHEHLMINGILQDYHIWSFHGEKLIVQDHDNKELHYSVQQVSEVTSHEPMVQEMLNDAFGIHEGSTSNENYIRASTSHTPMEFNVKDFYQLIEEGKQQLYTGCTEFSKLSFLVELFQLKVNGKWSDKSFTALLDFLCRVLPSEAQVPKSFYEAKNLISSLGLHYEKIHACLNECMIYWGENENEQACKVCNLPKWKNLQKSSRRSYKGGKKRLEWHFKKRVSDGNLRHPADSRAWKEFDERHYEFASDPRNVCLGLAANGFNPFKNQSTSHSTWPIVLMPYNLPPWECMKPYSIILSTLIAGPKAPGNDIDIYLHPLLTELKDLWENGIATFDAYDKKMFQMRATLLWTVSDFPGLGCLSGWNTYVKNACPTCADNTDAVYLKHGKKWSFRGHHRFLPPDSEMRTMPSYRKPELRELWHHCLDLTFYK, from the exons ATgacctctggtcaacgctacttgCAGCCAGCAACCGGGTTGCCCCTGTCGCTG GATCAAATTATGCAGAAGCAATGGATGGCTGCGCCACATGGCAGTCTTGAGTATCGAGTGGGAATCCTATATTTTTTACGTTTTGCATTTGGCGATGCGGCTTCAGAAGTCACGAGATTATGTCCTTGTTGCAAATGCATAAACTCATTGAGTCATGATCGTGAGACAGTACACGAACATTTGATGATAAATGGTATCTTGCAAGATTATCACATCTGGAGTTTTCATGGAGAAAAACTAATTGTACAAGATCATGATAACAAAGAACTTCATTATTCAGTGCAACAAGTTTCTGAAGTAACTAGCCATGAACCGATGGTACAAGAAATGTTGAATGATGCATTTGGAATTCATGAAGGATCTACAAGTAATGAAAATTACATTAGAGCATCAACGAGTCATACACCGATGGAGTTTAATGTTAAAGATTTCTATCAACTAATTGAGGAAGGGAAACAACAGCTATATACCGGATGCACAGAGTTTTCTAAACTGTCGTTCCTTGTTGAGTTATTTCAACTGAAAGTGAATGGAAAATGGAGTGATAAGTCATTTACAGCATTGTTGGATTTCCTTTGTCGAGTACTTCCATCTGAAGCTCAAGTGCCTAAGTCGTTTTATGAAGCAAAGAATCTAATTTCTAGTTTAGGACTTCATTATGAAAAAATACATGCTTGTCTAAATGAGTGCATGATTTATTGGGGCGAAAATGAGAATGAACAGGCTTGCAAAGTGTGTAACCTTCCAAAatggaaaaatttgcagaaatcatCAAGGAGATCGTATAAAGGTGGAAAAAAACGTCTCGAG TGGCATTTCAAAAAACGTGTTTCAGATGGAAATCTAAGACATCCAGCTGATTCTCGAGCATGGAAGGAATTTGATGAACGTCATTATGAATTTGCGTCTGATCCTAGAAACGTATGCTTGGGACTCGCCGCTAATGGgtttaatccatttaaaaatcaaAGCACTTCACATAGTACTTGGCCTATTGTCCTGATGCCTTACAATTTGCCACCTTGGGAATGCATGAAGCCTTATTCTATTATTTTATCCACCCTTATTGCAGGTCCAAAAGCACCTGGCAATGATATCGATATATATTTGCACCCCCTATTGACTGAATTGAAAGATTTATGGGAAAATGGAATTGCCACATTTGATGCTTATGACAAAAAAATGTTTCAAATGCGGGCTACATTACTTTGGACAGTCAGTGATTTTCCTGGTTTGGGTTGTTTGTCTGGATGGAATACATATGTCAAGAATGCATGTCCAACTTGTGCTGATAATACAGATGCAGTGTACCTAAAACATGGCAAAAAGTGGTCATTCAGAGGGCATCATCGTTTTCTACCACCAGATTCAGAAATGCGAACAATGCCAAGTTATAGAAAACCAGAGCTACGTGAGTTATGGCACCATTGTCTGGATCTGACGTTCTAcaaatga